Below is a window of Pecten maximus unplaced genomic scaffold, xPecMax1.1, whole genome shotgun sequence DNA.
GTTCACTTGAGGATTTACTGAAGGGGTACCCTGACCGTGCTGTGGCGAGCGAACTGCTTCAAGGGtttaaatatggttttcatCTTCAGTATTCTGGTCCTAGGTTAGCTTCTGACTGTAATAATCTTGTCTCAATTTTTGATCATGAATATGAGGCTGCTACTAAGGTGCTAAAGGAGGTCAACCTTGGCCGAATTGCTGGTCCTTTCCATCACAGGCCCCTGGATAATTTACGGACTTCCCCAATTGGTCTTGTTCCTAAAAAAGATGGGTCCTGGAGATTAATTCAGCATTTATCACACCCTCAGGGGTCTAGTGTCAATTACTTCATTGACTCTGATCTATGTAAAGTTGAATATGCTTCTTTTGACACTGCTGTGGAGATGATCAGTAAGCTTGGTCAAGGTGCTTTGTTAGCAAAGTTAGATATAAAATCAGCTTTCAGGCTGCTACCAGTCCACCCACAGGATTTTGAATTACTTGGTTTTAAGTTGATGGGGAATTTTTTTGTTGATCGTTGTCTTCCTATGGGATGTTCAATTTCATGTTCATTGTTTGAGAAATTTGCAACTTTTTTAGAATGGGCTGTTATAAAGAACTCCAGTATCCCTAGTATAGTTCATTATTTGGATGATTTTTTGTGTGCTGGGGAGCTTGAAAGTACTAATTGTAGAATCCTTATGCATGCGCTACAACAGACTTGTATAGAACTGGGGGTGCCATTGGCAAATGAAAAAACTGAAGGGCCTGTACAAATTCTTGTATTTTTGGGTTTGGAAATCAATACACAGGATATGTCAGTTAGAATTCCCCAAGGCAAGCTTTTAGAACTCAAAGAAAAACTGTTGGCTTTGTACAATTGTAAGAAAGCAACAGTAAAAGAGATTCAAGCATTGACCGGCCTTTTAAACTTCTGCTCTAGAGCCATACCCTGTGCCAGAGCTTTCAATAGACGTTTTTATGATTCAATTTCTGGCATGGTAAACCCACGTCATCATGTGCGTTTAACCTGTGATTTGAAGGAGGATATTCAAGTTTGGCTAGTTTTCCTAGAATTTTTCAACGgagtaacatatataccagatTTGGAGTGGACATCAGATACACAACTTGAACTTTTTACTGACAGTGCTGGGGGTAGTCAGCTTGGAGGGGGTGCTTACTTCCAGGGACATTGGGTGTTCTTTCCCTGGCCTCCGGCTTGGATTGGTACTGTGGTGCTTCGTGACATCACTTTTCTTGAGTTGGTCCCTGTAGTTCTGGCTTTTCACATTTGGGGTAGCTTCATGTCTAAGCGCAAGATAATCCTCCACATAGACAACAGTGCATTAGTGGCTTGCATCAATAAAAAGTCCTCGAAGTCTAAGAGAGTAATGCATTTGCTTCGACCCTTTGTACTGGATATCATGATCAACAACATTCAGTGTAAGGCAACTCATTTGGCTGGAACTAAAAACCTTATTGCTGATGCAATTTCTCGTCTTCAGTTGACAAGATTCAGACACCTGGCCCCTTCAGCAGACCAGGAACCAGCCAAAATTCCAAGATCATTCCAGGCATTAATCTCAACTCTGAAGCTGTCCGATTGTTGAATGCATCTCTTTCTTCAAATACCAAAAAAGCATATGGACAGGCCTTGCTAGCTTTTGAGAGTTTTAGAAATAGTAGATTCAGTAATAATGTTTGGCCACCTAGCTGTCAGCAGGTTATAGACTTCATTGCCTTCAAATcagctggtggtttttctccaagCACAGTTCAAACTTCTATAGCTGCTATATCTTTTAAATGCAATAGCTTAATGGTAGAGAATCCCACAGACAATTTTGTGGTTAAAAAAATGTTGCGTGGTATGTCACGCCTTAATAAGAAATCAGACTCTCGTTTACCAATAACACCAGATATCCTTGTTAAAATTCTGAATTCCCTCCCTGCTGTATGTTTTTCTGTGTATGAGACCAAACTTTTTTCGGCCATTTTTTCCTTGGCCTATTTTGGGTTTTTCCGCATAGGGGAATTAGTACAAACAAGTTTCACACCAGGCACTGggatgcatgttctaaaaagaGATAACGTTAGAATGTTGTATAATGATTCGTTGCTGCAGGTAGCATTACCTCATTCTAAGACTGATCAGGACGGTAAAGGGGTTGTGCTGGAGTTCCCATCAGGTGCATCCCCTTGTCCTGTCAAACGAGTCAAGGATTACTTGGCTGTACGACCTGCGCTTGGGGGTccattttttgtcattttggaGGGAAGCCGGTCACTAGATACCAGTTTAATTCACTTTTGCATAAGAGTCTAACATTTTCAGGTTTTAAAACTGGTGATTTCAAATCTCATAGTTTTCGAATCGGAGCTGCAACAAATGCAAGTAGTGTAGGCATGTCAGAAactgaaatcaaacaatatggGAGATGGGAATCTCGTGCATACAAGTCTTATGTACGAATCCCAACAGTTAAGCTTGGGTTTAACGGCCAATCGGTATCTTGAATTAAGTAGGC
It encodes the following:
- the LOC117318464 gene encoding uncharacterized protein LOC117318464 is translated as MISKLGQGALLAKLDIKSAFRLLPVHPQDFELLGFKLMGNFFVDRCLPMGCSISCSLFEKFATFLEWAVIKNSSIPSIVHYLDDFLCAGELESTNCRILMHALQQTCIELGVPLANEKTEGPVQILVFLGLEINTQDMSVRIPQGKLLELKEKLLALYNCKKATVKEIQALTGLLNFCSRAIPCARAFNRRFYDSISGMVNPRHHVRLTCDLKEDIQVWLVFLEFFNGVTYIPDLEWTSDTQLELFTDSAGGSQLGGGAYFQGHWVFFPWPPAWIGTVVLRDITFLELVPVVLAFHIWGSFMSKRKIILHIDNSALVACINKKSSKSKRVMHLLRPFVLDIMINNIQCKATHLAGTKNLIADAISRLQLTRFRHLAPSADQEPAKIPRSFQALISTLKLSDC